The sequence below is a genomic window from Tachyglossus aculeatus isolate mTacAcu1 chromosome X1, mTacAcu1.pri, whole genome shotgun sequence.
ATACTGCAGACGTCGTAACTGGCCAGGTTCTGAGGCGGGGACATGGGGAGGGGTCCCCGTTCAGCCTCCGATCTCTGTGTCAACCCCCTGCTCTCCGGGTCCCCTTTTGGGGGGCCCCCCGAGGGAGAACACCTCCAGGACCCCTGGGAGGTCAAGTCAAAGCCGCATGCGGGAGTGAAGGGGCAGGCCCCTCAGCCCGAGCTCCACCAGGGAAGGCTGCCTAAGCTCGCTCGGGGCTGGGAAGGTCCGGGGCCCACCTTGGCCTCGATGCCAATCTTCATCACGGTGCCCGAGAGGGTGAGCACGTCGCTGGCCACCAGCAGGATGTACCAGCCATTCACAAACTCCAGTCGCTCCCAAAGACTCACTGCCACGCCCCGGTGCCGCCAAAGGAAACGGGAGAACTcctggggcaggaagagagggaagggaaaggccgACGAGATGGGCGGTGTGAGGCGGGGGGGCGGCCTCTACAGTGGCATGGGAAGGGCCCCTCCTTCAggttccccccttccttcctgggCTCCAGCGCTAGTGTGAGAAGGAGAAAACTCCCCACCAgcagattcaaggcaatcagctCTCGCTGCCTTACttctcctggctcctctcccactataaccccggccccaccaccttcctcctctaacatcaacctaggTATcgtccctcactctctcctcacCCACTTTCAACCCGTTGCTCAggtcctccagcctggaactccctccccgtacATATCCAACAGGCTagcgctctccccatcttcaaagccctactgaaatcacatctcctccaagaagcctttctggACTATGCTTTCATTTCCCtcacccctcatttccccccctCCATGGCCTCTCCCATGCATGTAGTCCcacccccactgcacttatatacatatccttatactcggtGACTTCCCTTACCTgaagttcattttaatgtctgtctcgctccctagactgtaagctccttgtggtggatcgtgtctaccaactgtattgtactctcccaagcgcttagtacgatgctctgcacaaagtaagtgctcaataaatgctactgattgacatcctggaggagagggagagggagtgtgctCCAGGGTCAAGGGAAACGAGAAAGGAAtctcggggccggggctggggggtggtggtggggggagtcaCAGGGCTGCTCACATTCTGCAGCAGGAACCCTCGCAGTAGGGAGCGGGcacacagcaagaaagagagggaaCAGGTCAGGATCACCATCACGTCAAAGAACAGGCGGAAGTTGTTGTCCCCTTTAGGAAGAGATGGGTCACAATTCAGGTGTTGGGAGGAAAGGGCTTGGGTGGTCCCTGACAGCTCTGCAGGACCCAGGACCCCTCCCCTGCCGCCACCTCGGTGACATCCCCCAGCTCATCTTTGGCTGGCAAGTATGTGCAACCTAAGGACACACCAcgggagaagcagagttgccgGCTGTGTTGCTCggggcagggagtgtggggaggggagagaacccctgccccccttctcctgctccagagcctctccccactcaggtCTCCTAAACTGTCGGGAgcgagagccggggggggggggtgccatttaaaaataaggaCCTCACCTAAAAAGGCATCCAGGGCCGAAGTCGTGCCAGCTAGGGCGAAGACCGGCTGAAAACCAGACGGTCTGGTATAAAACTGGGCAAACGGAGGGAGATGTGAGGGAGATCTGGCACAGCCAGGGAGAGAAGGACCGGGGAAGGGGATGCGAGATGGGGGTTAGAGTACACAGAAGAAAACAATCCCAACGTGGGGAATGTGAATGGGACTACGTCTCGGAGGCTCACCCCAGCCATAGACCCTGGGGTCTTTACACTCCTGGATGTGGGCCCTGGTCTCCAGCCCGATGCACACCCGTCCACTGTGGGCTTTGTTGTCAAAGGTGATctgggagggggccgaggggggggggggggcacagtgaGGGCAATGAGCACTCCAGAGatgcctccccccatccctccaccctcttcctcgGCAGCTTGGGCTCCATCTCTCCAGCTGCTGCTACCACTCTTGCCTGAAGAGCCTTCCAAGACCCCCTGGCCCAAAGGCCGGCTCACCAGGATGGTGAAGGTGTAACAGTCTGGGATCTCGTTGTTGATGATCGTCTGGATGTTGATGGCTTTGAGTTGGAAGCGGATGGTGACGTTGATCAGCCTGGAGGGGTGGGACAGGTgaggggggaggggtgggagaccGCCCCCCTCACAGACCacagccttccttctcccctcccaaaagGACGTAGGCAGGGGGCTTCCCAGCAGAGAGCCACACTGTTTGGCTGAAATCAGAATCAGCAGCAGGCTCCTCTTCCTGCTGCGGGGGGCCAGAGGGGGCAAGTAGAATGGCAGTGGGGGAGGTGGGTGAAAGGTATCAGCTTGGCTCTGCCCCTGCTACTTTCAGTTCCTAGGGAAGCTGCCGGAGAACAAGGCTGACAGTACTTAGTGTCAGCAAAATCCAGAggcatcttctccctccccccagatcTTTTCTAgaacagggagggggagagagaggggcacgggagagaggggaaggaagtggagacTATGAAAGGGACCTACCCAGGGCCACACAGTCATGCACGAAGAGGCTCCTGACCCCCGGCCACCGCTTCAATCCCCAGAGAATCCTCGTTCTCCCCAGGCAGGGAGCAAAgtcatcctcccttcccccagtgcCCAGTGGGGCACCCGGATCCTATCTGCTGTCTCTCAAGTtgtgtcagggagggggcagagggctgcAGCAGAACCGGGAGAGTGAGCAGGAAGGGGGAGCCAAGACCCCGGGACTGGAGCAGCTGGGGTCCCAGAGGGGGAGGTCCCAGCCCCTCCGGGGGAACGGGGCAGGGGAAGTGGCTGAGGCTGGTACTTGTGGAACTTGAGGGTGAGATTCCTGTAGCTGCTGTCCAATGTGAGCAGCAGGGGAGGCAGGGCCTCCTCGTCCGGGCGGGGCGGGATCCGCTCCATGGGGTCCACCCCGATGCAgtctgtgtggtgggggggggggagggggtcagtgaggcccccccaccccctacgcCCCTGTCCTGCCAGGGCCAGCTCCGCTCCCCCCTGGGCCAGCCCCACCCACTGACCGGAGATGACCAACGGGTCGATGTTGAAGGTGTCGTTGGCCGGGTCAATGTGGCCGTGGCGGTAGTACTGCTGGCACAGCGCCAGGGCTGAGCCATTGCTTCCAGGCCCACCCCCGCCGGGTACGTAGGCATAGCGCCCAAGGGTCATCTCGGAGATCTTCAAGtactgaggggagggaaaagaagaggggcCATTCACCtagctccccactcctccccggccccagccccaattccctgggcctcgctCCTAAGCCCCTGACCCGCCCGGCCCCCGACGGCCCACCTGCTCGACGGCATAGAAGATATACTGGTAGAAATCGTCTTGCGTGTAGACGGCATAGGAGTCGTCAGCCCCGTCGGCGTAGTCCTTCAAGAAGAGGTGCTTAAAGGTGATGGTGTTTTCCTCTTTGAAAGTCACCACCATCTGGTTGCTGAGTCCAAACAGGAtgagctgttggggagggacggaAGGAAAgagccagtgaggaggtgagcggcctgTCGGCACCTCACAGGCCGGCAGCCTCCTGGACTTTGAGATCGGGGGCTGGGAGCCGGATGACCCTCGGGCGCTATGCCTACGTACCTGGCGGGGGGTGGGCCTGGAAGCAATGGCTCAGCCTCAAGCCTGGATTCACACAGGGAATTTTCACAGAACAATGCCTAGCTCCCTTCTTCTTACCTCATGGGCCACCCCGAGGGCCAGGGAACAGGTCcaatcccccccccaaccccggtgtATTCcctcacagtgcttaggacagtgctctgcccccagtgagcgctgAAGAAAGAagaccacccctcctcctcatccctccccccaAACCCATGGCCTCCATCCCCGGCTGCCAGTTCCAACCCTCTCGGCTACTTTCCCCCCTCCGGTTAGAACGCCAGGCCTGCCCCGGTTTCCCCCACGGCGTCCCCcacccctcggccccctccccagccccaagctcCACCCTGAGCCCTCGATCCTGCGGCACGCAAATCTCCACCTCCGCCCACCTGAACGGTAACTATAAGGATCTTGCCGATTTGCAGCACCAGCTTGAAGGGCTTGCGGCCCTTGGCTCGGAACTTGTCGCAGGGGCTCATGAAGAAATATTTGAGCCGCCGGCGCAGATCCTCCTCCTCGGGCAGCGGGGAGGGTGGTAGCGGGCCCGGAGGATCCCCCCTGTCCCACGACCCATAGCCGGGGGCCGGGGTCAGCAGCCGCTCAGTCTCTGCAGGGGGGGAGCGAAGGAGATGGTGAGGCAGGAGaggctttgaggagggatgggggtcccgggggaaaaaaaagaggggaaTGGGTTGGGTTGGGGGAGACGCAGACAGGATGCTCAGGTCTCAGAATGGGGAGAACTGGGAGGGCAGGGTACAATGCCTGAGTTCTGAAACCAACGGGGGAAGGGGTGATGGCACTGGTGTTCTGAGACAGAATGGAAAGATACGTGTATTTGGGGGGGGAACGCCTCTGGAAGAGAACCAGGCTGAAGTCAGGAGACCCCGGGGCTGATATCTAAGCTCAGGCGGAAGCTTTTTGGAGGCCCTAGCTGGCTAAAATTATATATtccaaattacttatattaatgtctgtctcccccctctagaccgtaagctcgttatgggcagggggcacgtctgccaactctgctatactgtcctctcctgagtgctaagtacccagcaaacgctcaataaataccatctactgCTGGAAAATGCCAAGGGCAACCGCGAGCACTTTGGCCTTCTGATCCTACACAGGTGTTccatcccctgtgcttagaacagtgctttgcacatagtaagcgcttaataaatgccattattcattcattcattcaatcgtatttattgagcgcttactgtgtgcagagcactgtactaagcgcttgggaagtacaagttggcaacatatagagatggtccctacccaacagtgggctcacagtctagaagggggagacagagaacaaagcaaaacatattaacaaaataaaataaatagaataaatatgtacaaatcaaatagagtaataaattcattcattcattcaattgtatttattgagcacttactgtgtgcagagcactatactaagcgcttgggaagtacaagttggcaacatatagagacggtccctacccaacagtgggttcacagtctagaagggagagacagagaacaaaacaaaacatattaacaaattaaaataaatatgtacaaatcaaatagagtaatacatatgtataaacatatacgcaggtgctgtggggaggggaaggaggtaaggcggggagaggaaggagggggctcagtctgggaaggcctcctggaggaggtgagtgctcagtagggctcatcatcattattatgactcagtggaaagagcctgggctttggagtcagaggtcacgggttcaaatcccggctccgccacttgtcagctgtgtgactttgggcaagtcacttcacttctctgcgcctcagttccctcatctgtcaaatggggatgaagactgtgagcccccccaccgtgggacaacctgatcaccttgtaacctccccagcgcttagaacggtgctttgcacatagtaagcgcttaataaatgctatcattattattatcattattatttaaaaggagCAAAACCAAACGCTCTGAAACCATTCCACGAAGATTCTGAagaaggtagggactgtctctataggttgccaacttgtacttcccaagcg
It includes:
- the MCOLN1 gene encoding mucolipin-1, giving the protein MAAPKGRRGSETERLLTPAPGYGSWDRGDPPGPLPPSPLPEEEDLRRRLKYFFMSPCDKFRAKGRKPFKLVLQIGKILIVTVQLILFGLSNQMVVTFKEENTITFKHLFLKDYADGADDSYAVYTQDDFYQYIFYAVEQYLKISEMTLGRYAYVPGGGGPGSNGSALALCQQYYRHGHIDPANDTFNIDPLVISDCIGVDPMERIPPRPDEEALPPLLLTLDSSYRNLTLKFHKLINVTIRFQLKAINIQTIINNEIPDCYTFTILITFDNKAHSGRVCIGLETRAHIQECKDPRVYGWGDNNFRLFFDVMVILTCSLSFLLCARSLLRGFLLQNEFSRFLWRHRGVAVSLWERLEFVNGWYILLVASDVLTLSGTVMKIGIEAKNLASYDVCSILLGTSTLLVWVGVIRYLTFFQKYNVLIATLRIALPNVMRFCCCVAVIYLGYCFCGWIVLGPYHVKFRSLSMVSECLFSLINGDDMFVTFAAMQAQQQQQQHSWLVWLFSQVYLYSFISLFIYMVLSLFIALITGSYETIKHQCEGEAQVSQLQAYIAQCQDSPTSGKFRRGSGSACSLLCCCTRDPLEETSRLVN